The following proteins are co-located in the Desulfobacterales bacterium genome:
- a CDS encoding zinc ribbon domain-containing protein, giving the protein MPIYEFVCKDCHHEFETLVSISDKDRPQCPKCNSGQVKKKLSACGIRPHGIPAGAGGFTPPACSTSG; this is encoded by the coding sequence ATGCCGATTTATGAGTTTGTTTGCAAAGATTGTCACCATGAATTTGAAACCCTGGTATCCATTTCTGATAAAGACCGACCTCAGTGCCCAAAATGCAATTCCGGGCAGGTTAAGAAAAAACTTTCCGCCTGCGGCATCCGGCCCCACGGCATCCCGGCGGGTGCGGGCGGTTTTACCCCGCCGGCCTGTTCCACCAGCGGGTGA
- a CDS encoding helix-turn-helix transcriptional regulator yields the protein MVSEEFTGIRKELGKTQQEMASLLGGSVKAVRSYEQGWRHIPVHAERQALFLLFLKKGDWVNGKPCWKIIGCPDTCKLNCPAWEFKAGMLCWFINGTICSGTVQANWTEKIKMCRNCKAFPAVLKNALMP from the coding sequence TTGGTATCAGAAGAATTTACCGGAATACGCAAAGAACTGGGAAAAACCCAGCAGGAAATGGCTTCGCTGCTGGGCGGCTCCGTTAAAGCCGTACGCAGCTATGAGCAGGGCTGGCGCCATATCCCCGTCCATGCCGAGCGCCAGGCACTGTTTCTGCTGTTTCTCAAAAAAGGCGATTGGGTAAACGGCAAGCCCTGCTGGAAAATCATCGGCTGCCCGGACACCTGCAAATTGAACTGCCCGGCCTGGGAGTTCAAAGCCGGCATGCTCTGCTGGTTTATCAACGGCACCATCTGCAGCGGCACCGTTCAGGCCAACTGGACGGAAAAAATTAAAATGTGCAGAAACTGCAAAGCCTTTCCCGCGGTCCTGAAAAACGCGCTCATGCCCTAA
- a CDS encoding Crp/Fnr family transcriptional regulator translates to MNKTIAAQSILFKDLPAHHLDAVLKIAVKKTLEKGEHIFSEGDPGSGFYIVVEGQIKIYKLSMEGKEHILHIFGPGEPFGEVPVFSGDVFPASAEAVKRCRVLFFPRERFIALINEDPTLALNMLAVLSKRLRQFTVQIENLSLKEVPGRLAGYLLLLSEEQQSQSNVTLHISKGHLASFLGTIPETLSRILKKMSEQGLIQVNGREIKILDFEGLEILAESGRLDENGI, encoded by the coding sequence ATGAACAAAACCATTGCCGCCCAATCGATTCTGTTTAAAGATCTGCCGGCGCATCACCTGGATGCGGTGCTTAAAATTGCCGTCAAAAAAACGCTGGAAAAAGGGGAGCACATATTCTCAGAAGGGGACCCGGGCAGCGGATTCTATATCGTGGTCGAGGGGCAGATCAAAATCTACAAACTCTCCATGGAGGGAAAAGAACACATCCTCCACATTTTCGGCCCGGGCGAGCCGTTCGGCGAGGTGCCGGTATTTTCGGGCGATGTATTCCCGGCCTCTGCCGAGGCCGTCAAGCGATGCCGCGTGCTGTTTTTCCCCAGGGAGCGGTTTATTGCGCTGATCAACGAAGATCCCACGCTGGCCTTGAACATGCTGGCCGTGCTCTCCAAGCGGCTGAGGCAGTTTACCGTGCAGATCGAGAACCTCTCCTTAAAAGAAGTCCCCGGCCGGCTGGCCGGCTACCTGCTGCTGCTTTCCGAAGAGCAGCAGAGTCAATCCAACGTCACCCTGCATATCTCCAAGGGCCATCTGGCCAGTTTTCTGGGGACAATTCCCGAAACCCTGTCCCGGATTCTCAAAAAAATGAGCGAACAGGGGCTTATCCAGGTAAACGGCCGGGAGATAAAAATTTTAGACTTTGAGGGCCTTGAAATCCTGGCTGAATCCGGACGACTCGACGAAAACGGCATATAG
- a CDS encoding efflux RND transporter permease subunit has product MIEKIIDWSIRNKFMVILATLSVIAGGILAIKSIPLDAIPDLSDVQVIIQTDYPGQAPRVVEDQVTYPLTTTMLSVPYAKTVRGYSFFGLSFVYIIFEDGTDLYWARSRVLEYLNGAAARLPEGVTPRLGPDATGVGWVYEYVLKDTTGEHDLSELRSIQDWYLKYELMAVQGVAEVASIGGFVKQYQVEVAPNKLLAYDMPIQHVRRAIQESNKDVGGRVIEMAETEFMVRGLGYIKSIADIEEIAVGVDAKGTPILLKNIASVHEGPELRRGLLDWNGKGETAGGIVVMRYGENALETIRRVKEKLNALKQGLPEGVTIETGYDRSGLIERSIHTLQKKLIEEMAVVAIICVIFLLHFRSAFVALFTLPVGVLASFLIMYPLGINANIMSLGGIAIAIGVMVDASVVMVENAHKHLERDRGKKPLAQIISDAAKEVGPALFYSLLIITVSFLPVFSLTGQSGRMFMPLAFTKTFAMAASSILAITIIPVLMTFFITEKPLAPVPSRKRRVGIWLAAVAGPVVLVIAGGIAGLDLPRWSLAAGIGVSVFALLCLFPQRIRPEGKNPISRFFVNLYRPVIRTILNWRKTTILIAVLIMAGTYFPARDLGSEFMPPLNEGDLLYMPTTLPGISITKARELLQQTDKIIAKFPEVKSVHGKIGRAETATDPAPLTMIETTIMLRPKVEYETRQVERFYSDWPEWAHFPFYWIWPETVKGEISHEWRKTKVDRFFSGWPGWLKAPLARILPEERYLTIEELSDDLDAAIQFPGLTNSWTMPIKTRIDMLSTGIKTPVGIKLMGPDLSVLNDLGTEIESVVRELPGTLSVYSERVTGGNYLDFDIRRHEIARYGLTVDDVQEVIMSAVGGMNVTYTVEGLERYPVNLRYKRELRDNIQRLKRVLVATPTGAHVPLAQLADLSIKKGPPMIKSENARKTAWIYVDLKGVDVGTYVNNAKNVVREQIDMPTGYSLAWSGQFEYMQEARSTLNVIVPLTILLIFILLYVHFHNVAEAAIVMASIPFALVGGIWLLYILDYNLSVAVVVGFIALAGLAAETGVVMLVYLDEAYARRRDAGQMNTFKDLNRAVIEGAVERVRPKLMTVATTLIALLPIMIGTETGVRVMKRIAAPMVGGLISSAILTLIIIPAVYDLWKRWEMRRKTD; this is encoded by the coding sequence ATGATCGAAAAAATCATCGACTGGTCCATTAGAAACAAGTTCATGGTCATCCTGGCGACACTTTCTGTGATTGCCGGCGGGATCCTGGCCATAAAATCGATCCCCCTGGATGCGATACCGGATTTATCAGACGTCCAGGTGATCATCCAAACGGACTACCCGGGCCAGGCGCCCCGGGTGGTGGAAGACCAGGTGACCTATCCCCTGACCACCACCATGTTAAGCGTCCCCTATGCCAAAACCGTGCGGGGCTATTCCTTTTTCGGATTATCCTTTGTCTATATCATTTTCGAGGACGGCACCGACCTTTACTGGGCCAGATCCCGGGTGCTTGAATATTTAAACGGGGCCGCGGCCCGGCTGCCCGAAGGGGTCACCCCCCGCCTGGGGCCGGATGCCACCGGTGTGGGCTGGGTTTACGAGTACGTGCTAAAAGACACCACCGGTGAACATGATCTGTCCGAGCTGCGCAGCATCCAGGACTGGTATCTCAAATACGAACTCATGGCCGTCCAGGGGGTGGCTGAAGTCGCCAGCATCGGGGGCTTTGTCAAGCAGTACCAGGTGGAGGTGGCCCCCAACAAACTGCTGGCCTATGATATGCCCATCCAGCACGTCCGCCGGGCCATCCAGGAATCCAACAAAGATGTCGGCGGCCGGGTTATCGAAATGGCCGAAACCGAATTCATGGTGCGGGGCCTGGGCTATATCAAGTCAATCGCCGATATTGAAGAAATCGCCGTGGGGGTTGACGCCAAAGGCACGCCCATCCTGCTCAAAAATATCGCAAGCGTCCACGAAGGTCCGGAACTCAGGCGGGGTTTGCTGGATTGGAACGGCAAGGGCGAGACCGCGGGCGGCATCGTGGTGATGCGCTACGGGGAAAACGCACTGGAAACCATCCGCCGGGTCAAGGAAAAGTTAAATGCTCTCAAGCAGGGGCTGCCGGAAGGCGTTACCATTGAAACCGGCTATGACCGCTCCGGACTGATCGAGCGCTCCATCCACACGCTCCAGAAAAAGCTGATCGAGGAAATGGCGGTGGTGGCCATTATCTGTGTCATTTTTCTGCTGCATTTCCGATCCGCCTTTGTGGCCCTCTTCACCCTGCCGGTGGGGGTGCTGGCCTCGTTTCTGATCATGTATCCCCTGGGAATCAACGCCAATATCATGAGCCTCGGCGGCATCGCCATCGCCATCGGCGTTATGGTTGACGCCTCTGTCGTGATGGTTGAAAACGCCCACAAACACCTGGAGCGGGACCGCGGCAAAAAACCGCTCGCCCAGATCATCTCCGATGCCGCAAAGGAGGTGGGGCCGGCGCTTTTCTACAGCCTGCTGATCATCACGGTATCATTTCTGCCGGTGTTTTCCCTGACCGGCCAATCCGGGCGGATGTTTATGCCGCTTGCCTTTACCAAGACCTTTGCCATGGCCGCCTCTTCAATTCTGGCCATAACCATTATTCCCGTACTGATGACCTTTTTTATCACAGAAAAGCCCCTGGCGCCGGTTCCTTCCCGCAAGCGGCGGGTTGGCATCTGGCTGGCGGCCGTGGCCGGTCCGGTCGTGCTGGTAATTGCCGGGGGTATCGCAGGCCTTGACCTGCCAAGATGGAGCCTGGCAGCAGGCATCGGCGTTTCGGTCTTTGCGCTGCTCTGCCTGTTTCCCCAGCGCATCCGGCCGGAGGGGAAAAATCCGATCAGCCGGTTTTTCGTAAACCTTTACCGGCCCGTGATCCGGACCATCCTTAACTGGCGGAAAACCACCATACTGATCGCCGTCCTGATCATGGCCGGCACCTATTTCCCCGCCAGAGACCTGGGCAGCGAGTTCATGCCGCCGTTAAACGAGGGGGATCTGCTTTACATGCCCACAACGCTGCCGGGGATATCCATTACAAAAGCCCGGGAGCTGCTGCAGCAGACCGACAAGATTATTGCCAAATTCCCGGAAGTCAAATCCGTTCACGGCAAAATCGGCCGGGCCGAGACCGCCACCGACCCCGCGCCGCTCACCATGATCGAGACCACCATTATGCTGCGGCCCAAGGTAGAATATGAAACACGCCAGGTCGAGCGATTTTATTCAGACTGGCCGGAATGGGCCCATTTTCCGTTTTACTGGATCTGGCCGGAGACCGTTAAAGGCGAAATTTCCCATGAATGGCGGAAAACCAAAGTGGATCGGTTTTTCTCGGGCTGGCCGGGGTGGCTCAAAGCCCCGCTTGCCCGGATATTGCCGGAAGAGCGCTATCTGACCATTGAAGAGCTCTCAGACGACCTGGATGCCGCCATTCAGTTTCCGGGGCTGACCAATTCCTGGACCATGCCCATCAAAACCCGGATTGATATGCTCTCCACCGGCATCAAAACACCGGTGGGCATCAAACTGATGGGCCCGGATCTTTCGGTTTTAAACGACCTCGGCACCGAAATCGAATCTGTTGTCAGAGAGCTCCCGGGCACGCTGTCGGTCTACTCCGAGCGCGTCACCGGCGGCAACTACCTGGACTTTGATATCCGCCGGCATGAAATCGCCCGATACGGCCTGACGGTCGACGACGTCCAGGAGGTGATCATGAGCGCGGTGGGCGGCATGAATGTCACCTACACGGTGGAGGGGCTGGAGCGCTACCCGGTCAACCTGCGTTACAAGCGGGAACTGCGCGATAATATACAGCGCTTAAAGCGCGTACTGGTGGCAACGCCCACAGGCGCCCATGTGCCGCTCGCCCAATTAGCCGATCTGTCCATTAAAAAGGGGCCGCCCATGATCAAAAGCGAAAACGCCCGAAAAACCGCATGGATCTATGTGGATTTAAAAGGTGTGGATGTGGGCACATACGTCAATAATGCCAAAAACGTGGTCCGGGAGCAAATCGACATGCCCACCGGCTATTCCCTGGCCTGGTCCGGGCAGTTCGAGTATATGCAGGAGGCCCGGAGCACCTTAAACGTCATTGTGCCGCTGACCATTCTGCTGATATTTATTCTGCTCTATGTTCATTTTCACAACGTGGCCGAGGCGGCCATCGTGATGGCCAGCATCCCGTTTGCCCTGGTGGGCGGCATCTGGCTGCTCTACATCCTTGATTATAATCTGTCCGTGGCCGTGGTGGTGGGCTTTATCGCGCTTGCGGGGCTGGCCGCGGAGACCGGCGTGGTCATGCTGGTGTACCTGGACGAGGCGTATGCCCGCCGCCGGGACGCCGGTCAAATGAACACCTTCAAGGACCTAAACAGGGCTGTCATTGAAGGGGCCGTGGAACGGGTGCGCCCCAAGCTGATGACCGTGGCCACCACCCTGATCGCCCTGCTGCCGATAATGATCGGAACAGAAACCGGCGTGCGGGTGATGAAACGGATTGCCGCGCCCATGGTGGGGGGATTGATCTCCTCGGCCATTCTCACATTGATTATTATTCCGGCGGTATATGATTTGTGGAAGCGCTGGGAGATGCGGCGGAAAACAGATTAA
- a CDS encoding efflux RND transporter periplasmic adaptor subunit — protein sequence MNINQFHNQTGRTSVLTIVATAAITLLVAGSAAWYAGYLGPPEKTVATDMTMPAEDETLYTCGMHPQIIQEEPGNCPICGMKLVPKRKDKKAEKSDEEREVAYWRAPMNPQETYDEPGKSAMGMDLVPVYEDELVGGVNISIDPVVELNMGIRTAKVKRGPLTHTIRTYGHITYDETRMTRVNLKFSGWLEKLHVNFTGEMVEKGQPLFDIYSPELITAQQDLIEAYRNYQDRPSETNKKVLDSVRRRLGYYDIAETEISEIEKSGAIRQALTIRSPFSGVVTEKNAFEGAYVQSGTTVYELADLSRVWVEAHIYEYELAAVQKGQSVEMTLPYLPGKHYFGTVSYVYPYLQRKTRDVVVRLEFDNPELELKPDMYADVKIRTSMGETGIKIPVRSVLRTGERNLVFIRRAPGEFTPREVTLGMPLDGGMVQVLKGVATGETVVTSGQFLLDSESKLNESVQKMTPPEDEKASKTQGESEDETDFFEELEGIEK from the coding sequence ATGAATATCAACCAATTTCATAATCAAACCGGGCGAACATCGGTGCTCACTATCGTTGCCACCGCAGCAATTACACTGCTGGTCGCGGGCTCTGCGGCTTGGTATGCCGGCTACCTCGGCCCGCCGGAGAAAACAGTTGCAACCGACATGACGATGCCGGCAGAAGACGAAACCCTTTACACCTGCGGCATGCACCCGCAAATTATTCAAGAGGAACCGGGCAACTGCCCCATCTGCGGCATGAAGCTGGTGCCGAAGAGAAAAGACAAAAAAGCCGAAAAAAGCGATGAAGAACGGGAGGTCGCCTATTGGCGAGCGCCCATGAACCCTCAAGAAACGTATGACGAACCGGGCAAAAGCGCCATGGGCATGGACCTGGTCCCGGTCTACGAGGACGAACTGGTGGGCGGCGTCAACATTTCCATCGACCCGGTGGTGGAACTCAACATGGGCATCCGCACGGCCAAGGTTAAGCGGGGGCCCTTGACCCATACCATCCGGACATACGGGCATATCACCTATGATGAGACCCGAATGACCCGTGTCAATTTAAAATTCAGCGGGTGGCTGGAAAAGCTGCATGTGAATTTTACAGGAGAAATGGTTGAAAAGGGCCAACCCCTGTTCGATATTTATTCCCCGGAGCTGATTACCGCCCAGCAGGACCTGATCGAAGCATACCGCAATTATCAAGACCGTCCGTCAGAAACTAACAAAAAGGTGCTCGATTCGGTGCGCCGCCGCCTGGGCTATTATGATATTGCCGAAACAGAAATTTCCGAAATCGAAAAAAGCGGGGCCATCCGGCAGGCCCTGACCATCCGCTCGCCGTTTTCAGGCGTGGTGACGGAAAAAAATGCTTTCGAGGGCGCATATGTCCAATCCGGCACCACGGTGTATGAACTTGCCGACCTCTCAAGGGTCTGGGTGGAGGCCCATATATACGAATATGAACTGGCAGCCGTCCAAAAAGGCCAGTCCGTGGAAATGACCCTGCCCTACCTGCCGGGAAAACACTATTTCGGGACAGTATCCTATGTGTACCCCTATCTGCAGCGCAAAACCCGGGACGTGGTGGTGCGCCTCGAATTTGACAATCCGGAACTGGAACTTAAGCCGGACATGTACGCGGATGTTAAAATCCGGACAAGCATGGGGGAGACCGGCATCAAAATCCCCGTTCGATCGGTTCTCCGCACGGGGGAGCGGAACCTGGTATTTATCCGGCGTGCGCCGGGGGAGTTCACCCCCCGGGAGGTAACGCTCGGCATGCCGCTTGACGGCGGCATGGTCCAGGTCTTAAAGGGCGTGGCCACGGGAGAGACCGTTGTCACCTCCGGGCAGTTCCTGCTTGACTCGGAATCCAAACTCAATGAATCGGTCCAGAAAATGACCCCGCCGGAAGACGAAAAAGCTTCAAAAACACAGGGTGAATCCGAAGATGAAACGGATTTTTTCGAAGAACTGGAAGGCATTGAAAAATGA
- a CDS encoding TolC family protein, which produces MFNRSLRHILRLTVIVLIWHNFGALAAGETAAPLPLSAKPELARIIAEGLANNQSIQALEAEVKAFGERIESSGALPDPKVGIAALNMPTDSFRFDEEGMTQKQIAVEQTVPWLSKLDLKSETMAQNARKKAANLASARLSLARDIAEAYYEIGYVAQSQGINAKLMEMVRRIRRDAENNYAVGKGLQQNIFQADVELSRLRDEAIMLENRRKTLANRINALLNREAYRPVDPPAKLPQPDFNLNISQLKQAAFSANPELEGLKSGTDRARAEIKLAEKEYFPDFNFRLAYGQRDEDFTGRDLPDFFSASVMMDVPLWHRTKQSRDVAAASHQLRSAENRYTDLRRRLPHQINTLVSEIEDTRQRHQLYHDELIPQAEQWARSALDAYEVGKVPFDTMIDARIRLLRYERDASRLKFTIYQKRAALEALVGRPLKEGRTP; this is translated from the coding sequence ATGTTCAACAGGTCCCTAAGACATATTTTAAGGCTTACTGTCATCGTTTTGATATGGCACAACTTTGGCGCCCTGGCTGCAGGGGAAACAGCAGCGCCATTGCCCTTATCCGCCAAGCCCGAACTTGCCCGAATCATTGCAGAAGGTTTAGCCAACAATCAATCCATTCAGGCGCTTGAAGCCGAGGTCAAAGCTTTTGGGGAAAGAATTGAATCCTCAGGTGCCCTGCCGGATCCGAAAGTCGGCATAGCGGCATTGAATATGCCGACCGATTCTTTTCGGTTTGACGAGGAAGGCATGACGCAGAAGCAAATCGCGGTGGAGCAGACCGTGCCCTGGCTTTCCAAGCTGGATCTTAAATCCGAAACAATGGCGCAAAACGCTCGAAAAAAAGCAGCCAACCTGGCATCCGCCAGGCTTTCGCTGGCCCGAGACATTGCGGAGGCCTATTATGAAATCGGATACGTGGCGCAAAGCCAGGGAATAAACGCCAAACTCATGGAGATGGTCCGGCGGATCCGGCGGGATGCTGAAAATAATTATGCGGTGGGCAAGGGACTTCAGCAGAATATTTTTCAGGCGGATGTGGAGCTAAGCCGGCTTCGCGATGAAGCCATTATGCTTGAAAACCGGCGCAAAACACTGGCCAACCGCATAAATGCCCTGCTGAACCGGGAAGCATACCGCCCCGTTGATCCGCCGGCTAAACTGCCGCAGCCGGATTTCAATTTAAACATCAGTCAACTGAAACAGGCCGCCTTTTCCGCCAATCCGGAGCTGGAAGGACTTAAATCCGGTACAGACCGCGCCCGGGCGGAAATTAAACTGGCGGAAAAAGAATATTTTCCGGACTTCAATTTTCGCCTGGCTTATGGCCAGCGGGACGAGGACTTTACCGGAAGAGATCTGCCCGATTTTTTCTCGGCCTCCGTGATGATGGACGTTCCCCTGTGGCACCGGACCAAGCAGTCCAGGGACGTCGCTGCGGCCAGTCACCAGCTGCGATCGGCCGAAAACCGGTATACGGATCTGAGACGACGACTGCCGCACCAGATCAATACCCTGGTCTCGGAAATTGAAGATACCCGGCAGCGGCATCAGCTTTATCATGATGAACTGATCCCCCAGGCGGAGCAATGGGCGCGCTCGGCACTTGATGCCTACGAGGTGGGCAAGGTGCCGTTCGATACCATGATCGACGCACGAATCCGGCTGCTGCGGTATGAACGCGACGCCAGCCGGCTGAAGTTTACCATTTATCAGAAACGAGCGGCATTGGAGGCATTAGTCGGGCGGCCGTTGAAGGAAGGACGAACACCATAG
- a CDS encoding nucleotidyltransferase domain-containing protein: MTKVKAQQYATYWNKYYLESKKKEDARRMRFRESALDIARRLCEDHGASKVLLFGSVIDSYWLPDDIDLAVEGLSDEDFYKAVFDVQGIADCRVDVVAIEDLPARFRQHIYETGEILYESS, translated from the coding sequence ATGACAAAGGTTAAAGCACAGCAATATGCAACATATTGGAATAAATATTATCTGGAGAGCAAAAAGAAAGAAGATGCCCGACGTATGCGTTTTCGGGAGTCTGCTCTCGATATTGCCCGAAGGCTCTGCGAGGACCATGGTGCAAGCAAGGTCCTGCTGTTTGGTTCGGTGATAGACTCTTACTGGCTGCCGGACGATATTGATTTGGCGGTTGAGGGCCTAAGCGATGAAGATTTTTATAAGGCTGTATTTGATGTTCAGGGAATTGCTGATTGCCGGGTTGATGTGGTAGCGATAGAAGATTTGCCGGCACGTTTCAGGCAACATATATATGAAACGGGTGAAATTCTGTATGAATCCTCCTGA
- a CDS encoding 4Fe-4S binding protein has protein sequence MRWLPEADAAIKKAPFFVRKKARQRVEERVAAEGRDGVTAADVHAAKKRFLNRMDEEVKGYQVDACFGPEGCPNRAVENDGLAESIESVLAAEDLRGFLKQTVGGPLKFHHEFRVTLADCPNACSQPQIKDIGIIGAAEPGKTDEPCSECGACQDICREAAVTLDPDLGGPVFDRERCVYCGQCIKACPTGTITCERRGYRILIGGKLGRHPRLARELPGVYDADTVIHLVKWCVKYYKHHSSGGTRFAALVENAGPDFFDDLQAAAYAYKKRSN, from the coding sequence ATGAGATGGTTGCCGGAAGCAGACGCGGCAATTAAAAAAGCCCCGTTTTTTGTCCGGAAAAAGGCCCGGCAGCGGGTGGAGGAACGGGTGGCGGCCGAGGGCCGGGATGGGGTAACTGCGGCAGATGTCCATGCCGCCAAAAAGCGGTTTTTAAACCGGATGGACGAAGAGGTGAAGGGTTATCAGGTGGATGCCTGCTTCGGCCCCGAGGGATGTCCCAACCGGGCTGTTGAGAATGACGGTTTGGCTGAATCCATTGAATCGGTCCTGGCCGCGGAAGATTTGCGGGGATTTTTAAAACAGACGGTGGGCGGCCCTTTGAAGTTTCACCATGAATTCCGGGTCACCCTGGCAGACTGCCCGAATGCCTGCTCCCAGCCGCAGATAAAAGATATCGGGATTATCGGCGCGGCAGAGCCCGGAAAAACAGATGAACCCTGCAGCGAGTGCGGGGCCTGCCAGGATATTTGCCGAGAGGCGGCCGTAACCCTGGATCCTGACCTGGGCGGCCCGGTATTTGACCGGGAGCGCTGCGTTTACTGCGGGCAGTGCATTAAAGCCTGTCCCACCGGCACCATCACCTGCGAGAGGCGGGGGTATCGCATTCTCATCGGCGGCAAACTCGGCCGGCACCCCCGGCTTGCCAGGGAACTTCCGGGTGTCTATGATGCAGACACCGTGATTCATCTGGTCAAGTGGTGTGTCAAATATTATAAACATCACAGCAGCGGCGGCACCCGGTTTGCCGCGCTTGTGGAAAATGCCGGGCCGGATTTCTTTGACGACCTGCAGGCCGCAGCTTATGCTTATAAGAAAAGGAGCAATTAA
- a CDS encoding translation initiation factor Sui1, whose translation MENKNMSQSPDASSRLVYSSESGGMCPQCNKPLKKCACGHDKAVSAGDGIVRVSRETKGRKGKGVTLITGLPLDAEPLKQLGKQLKAKCGCGGTVKNGIIEIQGDHRDLVVKELKQQGFTVKRAGG comes from the coding sequence ATGGAGAATAAAAATATGAGCCAAAGCCCGGATGCCAGCAGCCGCCTTGTCTATTCATCGGAAAGCGGCGGGATGTGTCCGCAATGCAATAAGCCGCTTAAAAAATGTGCGTGCGGCCACGATAAGGCCGTATCCGCCGGGGACGGCATCGTCCGGGTCAGCCGGGAAACCAAGGGACGCAAGGGCAAAGGGGTGACCCTGATAACCGGACTCCCCCTTGATGCGGAGCCGCTCAAGCAGCTTGGCAAACAGCTTAAGGCCAAATGCGGCTGCGGCGGCACGGTTAAAAACGGAATTATTGAAATCCAGGGCGATCACCGCGATCTGGTAGTTAAAGAACTAAAGCAGCAGGGCTTTACCGTAAAACGCGCCGGCGGTTGA
- a CDS encoding alpha/beta hydrolase: MPYFKRGNADIYFLEQGNGFPVIAIHGLIENTAYWRLRGVTDRLAHEFQVVSMDMRAHGNTKVSGDPPGYDAETVGEDILALADKLGFDRFHLLTHSTGGFAAVRQAMKDFKPLRLPDSDGYRLRHVAHSRKPGSHSQVERGLCANV, translated from the coding sequence ATGCCCTATTTTAAAAGAGGCAATGCAGATATTTATTTTCTGGAGCAGGGAAATGGGTTTCCGGTTATCGCCATCCACGGGCTGATTGAAAACACCGCCTATTGGCGCCTGCGGGGAGTGACCGACCGGCTGGCCCATGAATTTCAGGTGGTTTCCATGGATATGCGGGCCCACGGCAATACCAAGGTCAGCGGTGACCCGCCCGGCTATGATGCCGAAACAGTGGGGGAAGACATTCTGGCCCTTGCCGACAAGCTGGGGTTTGACCGGTTTCACCTCCTGACCCATTCAACCGGCGGATTCGCCGCCGTCCGCCAGGCCATGAAGGATTTCAAGCCGCTTCGCCTCCCTGATTCTGACGGATACCGGCTCCGCCACGTCGCCCATTCCCGGAAACCAGGATCGCATTCGCAAGTTGAACGAGGCCTATGCGCGAACGTTTGA
- a CDS encoding alpha/beta hydrolase, which produces MNEAYARTFENYSWEEIFEGLKSKPGPFFRGIMEADASDELLAAAFEMAKQNNRHEIANFVRNFYTDPDPCKEALGQIDCPTLIIYGEKDDMFIESSHLMAEHIPGAQLVRYDGVGHMTAIEAPDRLASDILAFCRESRGRAYGAAL; this is translated from the coding sequence TTGAACGAGGCCTATGCGCGAACGTTTGAAAACTATTCGTGGGAGGAGATCTTTGAGGGCCTCAAGTCCAAGCCGGGCCCGTTTTTCCGCGGTATTATGGAGGCGGATGCCTCGGATGAATTGCTTGCGGCCGCCTTTGAAATGGCCAAACAGAACAACCGCCATGAGATTGCTAATTTTGTCCGGAACTTTTACACGGACCCGGATCCCTGCAAGGAGGCCCTTGGGCAGATTGACTGCCCCACGCTCATTATTTATGGAGAAAAGGATGATATGTTCATCGAATCGAGCCACTTGATGGCCGAGCACATTCCCGGCGCCCAGCTGGTGAGATATGACGGGGTCGGCCACATGACCGCCATTGAAGCTCCGGATCGGCTGGCCTCGGATATCCTGGCCTTCTGCCGGGAATCAAGGGGCCGTGCTTATGGGGCCGCCCTATGA